In a genomic window of Oncorhynchus masou masou isolate Uvic2021 chromosome 4, UVic_Omas_1.1, whole genome shotgun sequence:
- the LOC135523136 gene encoding repetin-like, which translates to MRRRTQACAKVTDSSEPGGSAQLRHLGRMDPERHSHQREYGEPERRSHQRGYGEPERRSHQREYGEPERRSHQRVYGEPERRSHQREYGEPERLSHQREYGEPERLSHQREYGEPERRSHQREYGEPERRSHQREYGEPERRSHQREYGEPERRSHQREYGEPERRSHQREYGEPERRSHQREYGEPERRSHQREYGEPERRSHQREYGEPERRSHQREYGEPERRSHQREYGEPERRSHQREYGEPERLSHQREYGEPERRSHQREYGEPEKRSHQREYGEPERRSHQREYGEPERRSHQREYGEPERRSHQREYGELSSGQWNDSLKRDNGQAMARELYSEYSSMRRTREDWEDYGASSDMSYIMDPSSRDWSEGSLRGSGVPFTPDTDGDVDGDPVELSVEDLELIEEKRAVLALQKVKRGAKDMPKSQTAYTTAKGMSKPRKANNRTFNSNVEDQSSRICLPLKRRVLDNLSKDTPAKLKKQNKMRALDLMIRAPLENEEARPLRLRVLMNQRRYPDNEVVPNDKRQIQRPVHSLRTQEKDIAATGFQRFLNVLNEGVDLNKLSKIVNNKNGLLIVGEELPQVWPTLPESHVDSSSRSKSSLVEEKTKVRLEDEQRHEQMQTLLEIVGLDLGVEELGQLTDRTNDRLYGKMGDLKRKEFENEKGKREKGKRAFI; encoded by the exons ATGAGACGGCGAACACAAGCCTGCGCGAAGGTAACAGACTCGAG TGAACCTGGAGGATCAGCCCAGCTCAGGCACCTTGGCAGAATGGATCCAGAGAGGCACAGTCACCAGAGGGAGTATGGAGAACCAGAGAGGCGCAGTCACCAGAGGGGGTATGGAGAACCAGAGAGGCGCAGTCACCAGAGGGAGTATGGGGAACCAGAGAGGCGCAGTCACCAGAGGGTGTATGGGGAACCAGAGAGGCGCAGTCACCAGAGGGAGTATGGGGAACCAGAGAGGCTCAGTCACCAGAGGGAGTATGGGGAACCAGAGAGGCTCAGTCACCAGAGGGAGTATGGAGAACCAGAGAGGCGCAGTCACCAGAGGGAGTATGGAGAACCAGAGAGGCGCAGTCACCAGAGGGAGTATGGGGAACCAGAGAGGCGCAGTCACCAGAGGGAGTATGGGGAACCAGAGAGGCGCAGTCACCAGAGGGAGTATGGGGAACCAGAGAGGCGCAGTCACCAGAGGGAGTATGGGGAACCAGAGAGGCGCAGTCACCAGAGGGAGTATGGGGAACCAGAGAGGCGCAGTCACCAGAGGGAGTATGGGGAACCAGAGAGGCGCAGTCACCAGAGGGAGTATGGGGAACCAGAGAGGCGCAGTCACCAGAGGGAGTATGGGGAACCAGAGAGGCGCAGTCACCAGAGGGAGTATGGGGAACCAGAGAGGCGCAGTCACCAGAGGGAGTATGGAGAACCAGAGAGGCTCAGTCACCAGAGGGAGTATGGGGAACCAGAGAGGCGCAGTCACCAGAGGGAGTATGGGGAACCAGAGAAGCGCAGTCACCAGAGGGAGTATGGGGAACCAGAGAGGCGCAGTCACCAGAGGGAGTATGGGGAACCAGAGAGGCGCAGTCACCAGAGGGAGTATGGGGAACCAGAGAGGCGCAGTCACCAGAGGGAGTACGGAGAACTGAGCTCAGGACAATGGAACGATAGCCTTAAGAGAGACAACGGCCAGGCTATGGCCAGAGAGCTCTACAGTGAATACTCCAGCATGAGGAGGACGAGAGAAGATTGGGAGGACTATGGTGCTTCCTCTGATATGAGCTACATAATGGACCCATCGTCCAGAGACTGGAGCGAAGGCTCATTGAGGGGTAGTGGTGTTCCCTTCACCCCAGACACAGATGGGGATGTTGATGGAGATCCTGTGGAGCTCAGTGTGGAGGACCTGGAGCtcatagaggagaagagagctgTTCTTGCTTTGCAAAAGGTTAAACGCGGAGCTAAGGACATGCCTAAATCACAGACTGCATACACAACAGCGAAGGGCATGTCTAAACCGAGGAAGGCGAACAATAGAACATTCAACAGTAATGTCGAGGACCAGTCGTCACGCATATGCCTCCCTCTTAAACGGAGGGTGCTGGACAATCTGAGTAAG GATACCCCTGCCAAGCTGAAGAAACAAAACAAGATGCGAGCATTGGATCTGATGATTAGAGCTCCACTAGAAAATGAAGAGGCCCGTCCTCTGAGACTGAGGGTTTTAATGAACCAGCGACGCTATCCCGACAATGAG GTGGTCCCGAATGATAAACGGCAAATTCAGAGGCCAGTTCATTCACTCAGGACACAGGAGAAAGACATAGCAGCCACAGGCTTCCAGCGCTTCCTCAATGTCCTCAATGAAGGGGTGGACCTCAACAAGCTCTCAAAGATCGTCAACAACAAAAATGGGTTACTCATTGTGGGCGAGGAGCTACCACAAGTTTGGCCGACTCTGCCCGAGAGTCATGTTGACTCCAGCAGTAGATCCAAGTCTTCTCTAGTTGAGGAGAAGACGAAGGTGAGGCTTGAGGATGAGCAGCGGCACGAGCAGATGCAGACCCTGCTGGAGATCGTTGGGCTGGACTTGGGGGTTGAGGAGTTGGGTCAGCTGACAGACAGGACCAATGACAGGCTGTATGGGAAGATGGGAGACTTGAAAAGGAAGGAGTTTGAGAATGAGAAGGGGAAAAGAGAAAAAGGAAAGCGAGCCTTCATTTAA
- the LOC135523145 gene encoding zinc finger CCCH domain-containing protein 13-like, with the protein MRRHTTYNDEDMRDATRRKGEKIPEDKQHESTIYSFRTQEQDTAATGFQRFLNVLNKGVDINKLSKIVNNVNELPAIQEAHPKTAYRSEYKEAPAQNSQDCLGPHSRALPQDHSHSHIREERRLDLPHGQLQSLLESIGLDLGVEELGRLTDRTKERLYGMKRGQERSPLKSDRHSSTRDWDRERDEDTERDGSKRNGERERDRDWASSERDRERDGEKSERDRDRHSNTRDKRSGPRDKRSGPRERHSSTRDRRSGPRDKHSSTRDRRSGSRDRRSGSRDRHSGTRDSNRDRRSSTRDSQRDRHSDTRDSERDRHSDTRDSERDRHSGSRDRDRHSGTRDSNRDRHSSTRDSEIDRHSDTRDSERDRHSGTRDRRSSTRERDEDRRSSTRDRDEDRRSSTRDSERDRRSSTRERDEDRRSSTRDRDEDRRSSTGDRDEDRRSSTGDRRSSTGDRRSSTRDRRSSTRDRRSSTRDRRSSTRDRDRDGRSSTRDRNRRSSTRDRDRDRRSSNRDRDRDRRSSNRDRDRDRRSRDRDRRCSTRDWDRDGDREKESDMDWYRDKSKESSAELNTHKDPIYPFSHPPNASMMATFSTTQFSLYTSSPYANAFPPGWGYPPVTMPPVTMPPVTMPPGTMPPGTMPPGPMPPGPMPPGPMPPGLMPPGPMPPGLMPPGTMPPGLMPPGLMPPGTRPPGLMPPGFMPPGLRPPGFMPPGFMPPATMPPFPYPPPGYPPYPSAPPHYSNSTAALSQTYTYTQAASNLQLSSTQPTSNHQLTSIPLPYNQPTGKLLQLMNLQLPNSKPASTRQLTYIQPANNPQGKSTQPGGTRQLTYFQPASNPQVTSTKHASTRQLTYIQTASNPQVTPTQPDSELKFTSTAVLTPALKVLTPGPISLSKAQQLKEPSPPRCLHYVKTVVPKGRTRRMRRSRVTRNRQALEAKCNKYKKEVLRKRRIYRDLQGKRDGLIARAAAKVAAQLAAKYPRALSEAEAESEVEGEKKTIPEEAIKGTLKKKLEEFNLKMKQKSTQQTPT; encoded by the exons ATGAGACGACACACAACATATAATGATGAAGACATGCGCGATGCTAccaggaggaagggagagaag ATCCCTGAGGATAAACAACACGAATCCACCATTTACTCATTCAGGACACAGGAGCAGGACACAGCAGCCACAGGCTTCCAGCGCTTCCTCAATGTCCTCAACAAAGGGGTGGACATCAACAAGCTCTCAAAGATTGTCAACAACGTGAATGAGTTACCCGCTATACAGGAGGCCCATCCCAAGACTGCCTACAGGAGTGAGTATAAGGAGGCCCCAGCTCAGAACTCTCAGGATTGCTTGGGGCCCCACAGTAGAGCTCTGCCACAAGACCACAGTCACTCTCACATTCGTGAAGAAAGGAGGCTGGATCTCCCACATGGCCAGCTCCAGAGCCTGCTGGAGTCCATCGGGCTAGACCTGGGGGTGGAGGAGTTGGGCCGACTGACAGACCGGACCAAGGAGAGGCTGTACGGGATGAAGAGAGGCCAGGAGAGGAGCCCGTTGAAGTCAGACAGGCACTCTAGTActagagactgggacagagaacGAGACGAGGACACAGAGAGGGACGGATCtaagagaaatggagaaagagaacGGGACAGAGACTGGGCCAGTtctgagagagaccgagagagagacggggaaaaaTCTGAGAGAGACCGGGACAGACACTCTAATACCAGGGACAAGCGCTCTGGTCCCAGGGACAAGCGCTCTGGTCCCAGGGAGAGGCACTCTAGTACCAGGGACAGGCGCTCTGGTCCCAGGGACAAGCACTCTAGTACCAGGGACAGACGCTCTGGTTCCAGGGACAGACGCTCTGGTTCCAGGGACAGGCACTCTGGTACCAGGGACAGCAACAGGGACAGGCGCTCTAGTACCAGGGACAGCCAGAGAGATAGGCACTCTGATaccagggacagtgagagagacaggcactCTGATaccagggacagtgagagagacaggcactCTGGTtccagagacagggacaggcacTCGGGTACCAGGGACAGCAACAGGGACAGGCACTCTAGTACCAGGGACAGCGAGATAGATAGGCACTCTGATaccagggacagtgagagagacaggcactCTGGTACCAGGGACAGGCGCTCTAGTAccagggagagagacgaggacaggCGCTCTAGTACCAGGGACAGAGACGAGGACAGGCGCTCTAGTaccagggacagtgagagagacaggcgcTCTAGTAccagggagagagacgaggacaggCGCTCTAGTACCAGGGACAGAGACGAGGACAGGCGCTCTAGTACCGGGGACAGAGACGAGGACAGGCGCTCTAGTACCGGGGACAGGCGCTCTAGTACCGGGGACAGGCGCTCTAGTACCAGGGACAGGCGCTCTAGTACCAGGGACAGGCGCTCTAGTACCAGGGACAGGCGCTCTAGtaccagggacagagacagggacggGCGCTCTAGTACCAGGGACAGGAACAGGCGCTCTAGTACCAGGGACCGAGACCGGGACAGGCGCTCTAGTAACAGGGACCGAGACCGGGACAGGCGCTCTAGTAACAGGGACAGAGACCGGGACAGGCGCTCTAGAGACAGGGACAGGCGATGTAGTACcagggactgggacagagatggtGACCGGGAAAAAGAAAGTGACATGGATTGGTATAGGGACAAGTCCAAGGAAAGCTCTGCTGAGCTCAACACACACAAGGACCCTATATATCCTTTTTCTCACCCTCCTAATGCATCTATGATGGCAACCTTCTCCACCACCCAGTTCTCTCTGTATACCAGCAGCCCCTACGCCAATGCCTTCCCTCCAGGTTGGGGTTATCCCCCTGTTACCATGCCCCCTGTTACCATGCCCCCTGTTACCATGCCCCCTGGAACCATGCCCCCTGGAACCATGCCCCCTGGTCCCATGCCCCCTGGTCCCATGCCCCCTGGTCCCATGCCCCCAGGCCTTATGCCCCCTGGTCCCATGCCCCCAGGCCTTATGCCCCCTGGTACCATGCCCCCAGGCCTTATGCCCCCTGGTCTTATGCCTCCTGGTACCAGGCCCCCTGGCCTTATGCCCCCTGGCTTTATGCCCCCTGGTTTAAGGCCCCCTGGCTTTATGCCCCCTGGTTTTATGCCCCCTGCTACCATGCCTCCCTTCCCATACCCCCCCCCTGGGTATCCACCCTACCCCAGCGCCCCACCACATTACTCTAATAGCACAGCAGCCTTAAGccagacatacacatacacccagGCTGCTAGCAACCTCCAGCTCTCATCTACTCAGCCTACCAGTAACCACCAGTTAACATCTATCCCACTCCCATACAACCAGCCCACTGGCAAACTGCTCCAGCTCATGAACCTCCAACTCCCAAACAGCAAGCCCGCTAGCACCCGCCAGCTTACATACATCCAGCCAGCTAACAACCCCCAGGGCAAATCTACCCAGCCTGGTGGGACCCGCCAGCTTACATACTTCCAGCCCGCTAGCAACCCCCAGGTCACATCTACCAAGCACGCTAGCACCCGCCAGCTTACATACATCCAGACTGCTAGCAACCCCCAGGTCACACCTACCCAGCCCGATAGTGAACTCAAGTTCACAAGCACGGCTGTACTGACGCCAGCACTGAAAGTGTTGACCCCAGGCCCCATCTCCTTGAGCAAGGCCCAACAACTGAAGGAGCCATCACCCCCCCGCTGTCTGCATTACGTTAAGACGGTGGTGCCCAAGGGCCGCACCCGCCGCATGAGACGGTCAAGAGTCACGAGAAACAGGCAGGCGCTTGAAGCAAAGTGTAATAAATACAAGAAAGAGGTTCTGAGAAAGAGGAGAATATATCGAGATCTccaagggaagagagatggactgATTGCAAGAGCTGCAGCGAAAGTGGCTGCTCAGTTGGCAGCAAAGTACCCCAGGGCCCTCTCTGAAGCGGAGGCAGAGAGCGAGGTTGAAGGGGAGAAAAAAACTATACCCGAAGAAGCGATTAAGGGGACACTAAAGAAGAAG CTTGAAGAGTTCAACCTGAAGATGAAGCAGAAATCGACGCAACAAACACCAACATAA
- the LOC135523154 gene encoding secernin-2-like isoform X1 — MAEPEPPLSCDCFVSLPPGSQDDHVIFGKNSDRPRDEVQEVLYYPATSNPSGTMLECTYIQIPQAEHTHAVVLSRPPWLWGAEMGANDKGVCIGNEAVWTHEAIDPGEALLGMDLVRLGLERADSAWGAVSVITGLLEQQGQGGPCREDPAPFSYHNSFLLVDRNEAWVLETAGKLWVAQKVTEGVKNISNALTIGTDISAEHPELRSVAQAQGWWSGEGEFCFNEVFKSENPPARMELAKKRHSGGTQLLQQHDGSVTAEVMMSILRDKPSGICMDSGGFRTTGSMVSILPRDPSLPCIHFLTATPDPSRSVFKPFIFSESVTPVSRVISPQYGPDDPVRKQPRFQILVDRRHDLYKAHEGALQTMETNPDAGNALTETLRMLEGQCLTDISALLSGETPAEEELGDLFFDCVDTELKFYQ, encoded by the exons ATGGCAGAGCCCGAGCCACCCCTCTCGTGTGACTGCTTTGTGTCCTTGCCCCCTGGCTCACAAGATGATCACGTGATCTTTGGGAAGAACTCGGACCGTCCTAGAGATGAGGTCCAGGAGGTTCTTTACTACCCAGCAACTAGTAACCCATCCGGGACCATGCTGGAG TGCACATACATTCAGATCCCTCAAGCAGAACACACCCATGCTGTGGTCCTCAGCCGGCCTCCCTGGCTGTGGGGGGCCGAGATGGGGGCCAACGACAAGGGGGTCTGCATTGGGAATGAGGCTGTGTGGACCCACGAAGCTATCGACCCAGGGGAAGCCCTGCTAGGAATGGACCTGGTCCG CTTGGGACTGGAGCGTGCGGACAGTGCCTGGGGGGCGGTGAGTGTGATCACTGGTCTGCTGGAGCAGCAAGGCCAGGGGGGGCCATGCAGGGAGGACCCGGCTCCCTTCAGCTACCACAACTCCTTCCTCCTGGTGGACCGCAACGAGGCCTGGGTCCTGGAGACCGCCGGAAAGCTCTGGGTGGCACAGAAAGTCACAG AGGGGGTGAAGAACATCTCCAATGCGCTGACCATCGGGACGGATATCTCGGCGGAGCACCCAGAGCTGCGGAGTGTGGCCCAGGCCCAGGGTTGGTGGAGCGGCGAGGGAGAGTTCTGCTTCAACGAGGTGTTCAAGTCTGAAAACCCCCCCGCCAGGATGGAACTGGCCAAGAAGCGCCACAGTGGGGGCACACAGCTCCTCCAACAGCATGATG GTTCTGTGACGGCCGAGGTGATGATGTCCATCCTGAGGGACAAGCCCAGTGGGATCTGCATGGACTCTGGGGGGTTCCGCACCACTGGCAGCATGGTGTCCATCCTGCCCCGCGACCCCAGCCTGCCCTGCATCCACTTCCTCACTGCCACCCCCGACCCCTCCAG GTCTGTTTTCAAGCCTTTTATCTTCTCTGAGTCTGTGACCCCAGTGTCGAGGGTGATCTCCCCACAGTACGGCCCAGACGACCCGGTCAGGAAGCAGCCGCGCTTCCAGATCCTAGTGGACCGCAGGCACGACCTGTACAAGGCCCATGAGGGGGCCCTGCAGACTATGGAGACCAACCCG GACGCAGGGAATGCTCTGACTGAGACGTTGAGGATGTTGGAGGGCCAGTGTCTGACGGACATATCAGCCCTGCTCAGTGGAGAAACACCAGCAGAAGAGGAACTGGGAGACCTGTTCTTTGACTGTGTGGACACGGAGCTGAAGTTCTACCAGTGA
- the LOC135523154 gene encoding secernin-2-like isoform X2, which produces MAEPEPPLSCDCFVSLPPGSQDDHVIFGKNSDRPRDEVQEVLYYPATSNPSGTMLECTYIQIPQAEHTHAVVLSRPPWLWGAEMGANDKGVCIGNEAVWTHEAIDPGEALLGMDLVRLGLERADSAWGAVSVITGLLEQQGQGGPCREDPAPFSYHNSFLLVDRNEAWVLETAGKLWVAQKVTEGVKNISNALTIGTDISAEHPELRSVAQAQGWWSGEGEFCFNEVFKSENPPARMELAKKRHSGGTQLLQQHDGSVTAEVMMSILRDKPSGICMDSGGFRTTGSMVSILPRDPSLPCIHFLTATPDPSSSFRFARGTQQRCRRGGKGLVWNQAQEPLRLSGSAS; this is translated from the exons ATGGCAGAGCCCGAGCCACCCCTCTCGTGTGACTGCTTTGTGTCCTTGCCCCCTGGCTCACAAGATGATCACGTGATCTTTGGGAAGAACTCGGACCGTCCTAGAGATGAGGTCCAGGAGGTTCTTTACTACCCAGCAACTAGTAACCCATCCGGGACCATGCTGGAG TGCACATACATTCAGATCCCTCAAGCAGAACACACCCATGCTGTGGTCCTCAGCCGGCCTCCCTGGCTGTGGGGGGCCGAGATGGGGGCCAACGACAAGGGGGTCTGCATTGGGAATGAGGCTGTGTGGACCCACGAAGCTATCGACCCAGGGGAAGCCCTGCTAGGAATGGACCTGGTCCG CTTGGGACTGGAGCGTGCGGACAGTGCCTGGGGGGCGGTGAGTGTGATCACTGGTCTGCTGGAGCAGCAAGGCCAGGGGGGGCCATGCAGGGAGGACCCGGCTCCCTTCAGCTACCACAACTCCTTCCTCCTGGTGGACCGCAACGAGGCCTGGGTCCTGGAGACCGCCGGAAAGCTCTGGGTGGCACAGAAAGTCACAG AGGGGGTGAAGAACATCTCCAATGCGCTGACCATCGGGACGGATATCTCGGCGGAGCACCCAGAGCTGCGGAGTGTGGCCCAGGCCCAGGGTTGGTGGAGCGGCGAGGGAGAGTTCTGCTTCAACGAGGTGTTCAAGTCTGAAAACCCCCCCGCCAGGATGGAACTGGCCAAGAAGCGCCACAGTGGGGGCACACAGCTCCTCCAACAGCATGATG GTTCTGTGACGGCCGAGGTGATGATGTCCATCCTGAGGGACAAGCCCAGTGGGATCTGCATGGACTCTGGGGGGTTCCGCACCACTGGCAGCATGGTGTCCATCCTGCCCCGCGACCCCAGCCTGCCCTGCATCCACTTCCTCACTGCCACCCCCGACCCCTCCAG TTCTTTCAGATTTGCAAGAGGGACTCAACAACGGTGTAGGAGAGGTGGCAAGGGATTGGTTTGGAACCAGGCCCAGGAACCCCTCAGGCTATCTGGAAGTGCTTCTTAA
- the LOC135523170 gene encoding gamma-crystallin M2-like has protein sequence MSTTNMNRGKIVFYEDRNFQGRSYECSSDCSDMSSYLSRCHSCRVESGCWMLYNHNNYMGNQYFMRRGEYPDYMQHLGMSDCIKSCRMIAMHRGNYRMRIYERENFGGQMHEMMNDCDNVTDHYRMSKCQSCNVMEGHWLMYEQPHFRGRMMYMRPGEYSNFSMGMGMGAMGGMSGMRFMSMRRIMDSWY, from the exons ATGTCCACCACCAACATGAACAGGGGCAAG ATCGTCTTCTACGAGGACAGGAACTTCCAGGGTCGTTCCTATGAGTGCAGCAGTGACTGCAGTGACATGAGCTCCTACCTGAGCAGGTGCCACTCCTGCAGGGTCGAAAGTGGCTGTTGGATGCTGTACAACCACAACAACTACATGGGGAACCAGTACTTCATGAGGAGGGGCGAGTACCCTGACTACATGCAGCACCTTGGAATGAGTGACTGCATCAAGTCCTGCCGCATGATCGCCATG CACAGAGGAAACTACAGGATGAGGATCTACGAGAGGGAGAACTTCGGAGGTCAGATGCACGAGATGATGAACGACTGTGACAACGTCACGGATCATTACCGCATGTCCAAATGCCAGTCCTGCAACGTGATGGAAGGCCACTGGCTGATGTACGAGCAGCCCCACTTCAGAGGCAGGATGATGTACATGAGGCCTGGAGAGTACAGCAACTTCAGCATGGGCATGGGAATGGGAGCCATGGGCGGCATGAGTGGTATGAGGTTCATGAGCATGAGGCGTATCATGGATTCCTGGTACTAA